In Seonamhaeicola sp. S2-3, the genomic window GCTTTAAAGCTCTCATTATTAGTAGTTATTTGGGTGGCATAGTTGTTTTCAACGTTTATTTTCTGTACAGCAGCATTAGTTTTTATAGTAACTCCAAGGTCTTTAGCAAGAGATTCAATAGCTAAAATTACTTGGTACATTCCTTTTTTAGGATGAAAGGTGCCTAAGCCAAAATCGGCATAATTCATAAAATTATAAAATGAAGGTGTATTACTAGGTTTGGCACCAAGAAATAACACAGGAAATTCAAGTATTTTAATTAACCTATCATTTTTAAAAGCTTTTCTAACATCATTTTTAACGCTACTAAAGAACTGATTTAATCTTTTAAGTGTAGTTAAAGAAACTAACTCTAGAGGGGAAACACCTGGGTTATAAACTAAATCTTTAATAGCAATATTATAATTATCTTTAGCTTTATTAATAAATTTTTTTAGTTGTACAGAACTTCCTTTTTCAACGGTTTCAAAAGTATTGCAAATTTTTTCTAAGGAATCTTCAATTGTTATGTAGTCGTTTTTGTCAAAATAAACACTGTAAGCAGGATTAAGCTTTTCTAAAGTGTAAAAGTTAGAAGGTTTTGTGTTGAAATCTGCAAAGAAACGCTCAAATACATCTGGCATCCAATACCAAGTTGGGCCAATATCAAATGTAAACCCTTCATTTTTATATTGTCTGGCTCTACCACCAACAGTACTATTTTTTTCTAGTATGGTTACATTATATCCCGCTTTAGCTAAATAGCAAGAGGCAGCTAAAGAAGAAAAACCAGATCCGATTATTATAACTTTTTTTTTCATGTTGTTCAACAAATATAATAAAAAGTTAAACAATATGAAATTTAAAGCTATAAATTTTCAATTAAGTTTTCTATACTTTGGTAAATGGTTACATTTTTAGGAGGCATATAATCATCAATATTATTAAGTTTTGCCCCTAGTAATAGCAGATTATTTTTTTTGTTTTTAAGAAGTAAATCATCAAATTGTTTAATATAACTGGGTATTTTATCTATTTCTGGGTATACTGTAAAATAAGATATAAAAGTAATCTCTTCAAAGAATTCTAAAACACTTGTTAGGCTTTCTACAGGTACACTTTCTCCTAAAAAAATGGTATGATAGCCTTTACTTCTAAGTTGATAGTTAATAAATAATAGGCCAATATCATGTATTTCGTTTTCAGGAAGAAATAAAATATGAGTTTTAGATGTAGGTTTAGGTTCTAAACTTTGTAGTCTTTCAATATTTAAAAGAATTTTTTGTTTTATATGAACCGAAATAAAATGCTCATGCGCAGGTGTTATGGTTTTTGTTTGCCATAAAATGCCAATATCTTTTAACAGAGGTAAAAACACAGTGTAAAATATTTCGCTAAAAGTTTTATTCTCAATTAGGTTATTGTATGTGTTATAAAATAGTACTTGGTCAAAATTAACCATGGCCATTTTTAGAGCATTAATAGCATGGTCTTCAACATTAGCACGAGATGCAATTTCTCTAACCTTTATAGGGATTTCATCTTCGTTTAAATCTGCTATTTTAGATATTTTATACCCATTATTGTTTAAATAAGAAATATTTAAAAGCTTTTGAAGGCTAGCAATACTGTAATTTCTAATGTTTGTATCTGTTCTATTGGGTTGTAGTAAATTATAGCGCTTTTCCCATATTCTTATGGTGTGTGCTTTAATTCCTGTAAGGTTTTCTAAATCTTTAATACTAAAATTAACTCGAATATTGTTCATTAAAAATCAATTTAAGTTAAACAAAAGTATGGAATTGCATTGAGATTATCTAAAATAAAATAAATTAAGTTTCACTTTTTAAATGCAATGAGGAGTTATTTATGATGTTTTTTTAATATTTAATTTCTTTGTAAACCCATAAGTAAACTCTATTTTTGATGAGATAATTTACATACTTTGCACTTAACTTTATTATGTTGAAACACAAGCCTACACTTAAATTAAAAAAAATAAACACCTTACTTTTTATCTCTGTAATTTTTTTATTTGTTTCGTGCAATAAAAAGGAACCAAAATATGTTGAAGCTAAAAAAGATAGCATTTTTGTTTCTTCAGAATTAATTCCAGATAGTCATTTTTTAGGCGATAAAGCATGTGCAGAGTGTCATGCCGATGAGGTAAAAGATTGGACAGGTTCTCACCATGATAAAGCCATGCAAATTGCAACAGACTCAACAATACTAGCAAATTTTGATAATATAACTTTTACAAGTCAAGGTGTTAAGTCTCGTTTTTTTAAAAAAGAGGGAAATTATTTTGTTAATACAGAAGGGCCTGATGGTAAATATTATGATTATAAAATTGAATACACTTTTGGAATTACACCTTTACAGCAATATATAGTTAAGTTTCCTAACGGACATTACCAATGTTTAAGAACTGCTTGGGATACAGAAAAAAATAAGTGGTTTGATTTATACCCAGATTTTAAAGTGGTACATTCAGAATGGTTACATTGGTCTAGAGGCGGATTGAACTGGAATAATATGTGTGCCGATTGTCACTCTACCAATGTTAGAAAAAATTACAAGCAAGAAGACCATAGTTACAATACCAAATATGCCCTAATAAATGTAAGTTGCGAAGCCTGCCACGGACCTGGAAAAACACATGTAGAGCAAGCCAAAAAGCAAGGTGATAAATATGTCGCTACAGATGGTATGTGGATGACAAGCGAAACCCAACCAAAGGAGTTGGTAGATCAGTGTGCTAGATGCCATATGCGTAGAGAACAATATTCTAGCTATTTTAATTTTGAAGGTACCATGATGGATCATTACTTTCCGCAAGTTCTTACTAATGGCTTATATTACCCAGACGGACAAATATTAGATGAGGTATATGTGTATGGTTCATTCCTTCAAAGTAAAATGTACAATAACAATGTAACTTGTACCAATTGCCACAATCCACATTCGCTTAAATTAAAATTTGAAGGCAATGCTTTGTGTTTACAATGTCATGCTAAACCAACATATGATACACCAAAGCACCATTTTCATGAGGTTAATTCTGAAGGAGCTCAATGTATAAATTGCCATATGGATGGGAAAATTTATATGGGAAATGACTACAGACGAGACCATAGCTTTAGAATTCCAAGACCAGATCAAAGTTTAAAATACGGTACACCTAATGCCTGTACCAGATGTCATACCGATAAAGATGATACCTGGGCATGGGAAGAATTTAAAAAACATTACGGAGAACCAGATTATACTCACTTTTCAGATTTATTAGCACCAGGTTTTATTGGTGAAGATGATGGATATCATAAACTGCTAACCTTAGCAAAAGATACTATTTATCCAGAAATAGCAAGAGCTTCAGCAGTTAGTAATATGACTAAATATTACAGTAATGAAGTTATAGATAATATGCTTCAATTTTTAAATGATGAATCACCTTTTGTAAGAGGAGCTACTATTGATGCTCTTAGTGAAATGGCTAATGAAGATTATGCTAAATACTTTATACCGCTTTTAAAAGATCCTAAAAGAACAGTTAGGGTTAAAGCTTTTTTCGAGTTAGCCTCATTAGATGAATTACAAATACCAGAGGAATATAAGGATGCTTACAAAAAAGTAAGAAAAGAATTTGAAACTCATTTAAATGTTACTTCAGATTTTTCTGGAGGTAGAGCTAAACGCGGAAGATATTATTTAAAGAAAGGTGATTTGCCAAATGCTATAAAAGCTTTTGAAAGTGCATTAGAAATAGATAATTTAAATAATATTGTTAGAACCAATTTGGCAAACTTGTATTACCGTAACGGACAGTTTAAAGAGGCCGAAGAAGCCTTCAAAACAATAATTAGTCAAGAACCAGAATACGGTCAAACATACTATTCTTACGCATTATTGTTAGGTGAACTTAACAGAACCGAAGAAGCTATAACCCAAATGCAATTTGCAATTAAGTATATGCCACAAAACGTTCGGTTTTATTACAATTTAAGCTTGTTATATGATAAAGTTAACAATTTTAAAAAGGCTGAAGAAACACTTGTTAAAGGCTTAAAAATAGCACCACAAAATGGCGATTTGCTATATGTTTTAGCTTACTTATATCAAAAAAATGGCAATGTAACAAAGGCAAAAAATATTGCGCAACAATTGGTGCAGTTATATCCAAATAATCAGCAGTATAGAGCAATGTTCAATCAGTTATAATTTTTGTAAAAACTCTTTTAGACCTGCGTTATACAATCACATCTTGTAATGTAAAGCGGATGTTTTTATTAAACTTCAGTAATAAATTAAAAAATAATCTAGATATTAAGTGTGTTAAAATGTTGATTTTTAACCGTTTGGCTAGTTGGGATTAAATTTTTAAAAATATTTTTTTTATTTAATTTTTTGTTTTTCATTTGTATTCCTAAAGTTTGAGTATAGAACTTTTAGCTGAACAAATTGAAACCTGTTTTTATGTTCGGGCTTTTGAAAATTAGGAAGTCAAATTCAAAAGCTGCTTATGGTGTAAGTAACCGAAATTTAAAGCTAACTTCCGTAGTTAAAGTTATTGCTTCGCAGTATAAATTGTGCTTTGTTCCTAAGGCACAATATCAAATCATGATTTGATAAAAAGTAATTAAAAATATCCATGTATTGGCACGCTTGTGTCTTGTTCTAAAATTTTAATCACTTTTTATTATTACATAATGAATACCAAATATGTTGATTTAATCAATCAAACTTTTGATTTTCCACAACCTGAATTTGCCTTAAAAAAAGACAAATTATTTTTTCATGATATAGACTTAAATAAATTGGTAGAACAATATGGTGCTCCCTTAAAGTTTACCTATTTACCTCAAATATCCAATAACATTCAAAGAGCTAAATCTTGGTTTGATTCGGCTATAAATAAATATAACTACAAAGGCACTTATAATTATTGTTATTGTACTAAAAGCTCTCATTTTAAACATGTTTTAGATGAAGCTTTAAAAAATGATATACATATTGAAACATCCTCTGCCTTTGATATTGATATTGTTGAAAGCCTAAAAGCAACTGGTAAAATTAAAGACAATACGTATATTATTAGTAACGGTTTTAAAAGAGCACAATACATAACCAATATTGCTAGACTAGTAAATAATGGTCATAAAAACTGTATACCAATTATTGATAATTATGAAGAAATTGATTTACTAAGTAATGAAATTAACAACACCTTTAATATTGGTATAAGAATAGCTTCTGAAGAAGAACCAAAATTTGAATTTTATACCTCTAGGTTAGGCATTGGCTACAAAAGCATTGTACCGTTTTATAACAAGCAAATAAAAAACAACCCTAAAGTTGAGCTTAAAATGCTCCATTTTTTCATAAATACAGGCATTAGAGATACAGCTTACTATTGGAACGAACTTTTAAAATGCTTAAAAGTTTACATAAGTTTAAAAAAGATTTGCCCAACGTTAGATAGTTTAAACATAGGAGGCGGTTTCCCAATAAAAAACTCATTAGCTTTTGATTTTGATTATGAATATATGATTGATGAAATTATCAATCAAATAAACCTAACGTGTAAAGAAGAAGATGTAGATGTACCAAATATTTTTACAGAATTTGGCAGCTTTACTGTAGGTGAAAGTGGTGGTGCCATTTATGAAGTGCTTTATCAAAAACAACAAAATGATAGAGAAAAATGGAACATGATTAACTCATCATTTATAACAACATTACCAGATACTTGGGCTATAAGCAAAAGATTTATAATGCTGCCAATAAACAGGTGGAACAGCACATATGAGCGTGTTTTACTAGGTGGTTTAACTTGTGATAGTGATGATTATTACAACAGTGAGCAACACATAAATGCTATTTATTTACCAAAATACGATAAAGATAAACCTTTGTATGTGGGCTTTTTTAATACTGGTGCTTACCAAGAAACAATAGGTGGTTATGGTGGGTTACAACATTGTTTAATACCAGCACCAAAACACATTCTTATAGATAAAGATGCCCAAGGAAATATTATTACCTCACTTTTCAAAGAAGAACAAAAAAGCGAAGATTTACTTCAAATATTAGGTTATAAAAAAGAATCAATGGTAGAAAAAGATATTCAAATTTTAAAAACAGTAAACAATTTGCAATTAGCAGATAAATAAAATGAAAACCAAAACTTATGCAGGCATACCAGAAGCGTATGCAAAATTAGAACGAGCAAAAATAGTCCTAATTCCAGTTCCTTATGACGGAACCAGTACATGGCAAAAAGGAGCCGATAAAGGACCCGATGCTTTTTTAGAAGCTTCAGAAAACATGGAGCTTTATGATATTGAAACAGATACCGAGGTTTATAAAGAAGGTATCTATTTAGCTGATGCTGTTACAGAAAACACATCGCCAGAAAGTATGGTTAAAGCAGTGCATCAAGCAACTAAAAACTATATTAAAAAAAATAAGTTTGTAACCATTTTTGGCGGCGAACATTCTATATCAATAGGTACTATTAGAGCATTTAATGAAGTATATCAAAATTTAACGGTTTTACACATTGATGCACATGCCGATTTAAGAAAAACCTACGAAGGTACGGCATGTAACCACGCTTGTGCGGTGTATGAAGCTAGCCAAAATACCAACTTAATTCAAGTGGGTATTCGCTCAATGGATGTTAAAGAAAAATCTGTAATGGATATAGATAAAACATACTTTGCGCATGAAATGGCTATAGATGACACCTGGATGGACGCAGCTATTGAACAAATGACAGATAACGTGTTCATTACTTTTGATCTTGATGCTTTTGATCCTTCAATATTACCAAGCACAGGTACGCCAGAACCAGGTGGGTTATTATGGTATGAAACCTTAGATTTCTTAAAACAGGTGTTTGAAGAAAAAAACGTGGTTGGGTTTGATATAGTAGAACTTTGTCCAAATGATATTGATAAATCTTCAGACTTTTTAGCAGCAAAATTATATTACAAAATGTTAAGCTATAAGTTTCAAAGTAAAGACATTGAAGATGATTATAACAATCATTTTAAAAACAATAATAAAGTAAATAATCTTTCAAAATTTAACAAAGACAATGAATACTAAAGGCGCTATTTCAAATTTTATAGAAAAATACTATCTGCACTTTAATGCAGCATCGGTAGTTGATGCCGCTAAAGCATATGAAGACCAATTAAACAGTGGCGCTAAAATGTTAGTGTCTCTTGCTGGAGCTATGAGTACTGCAGAGTTAGGTAAAATTTTTGCAGAAATGATTAGGCAAGATAAAGTGCATATAATTTCATGTACTGGTGCAAATCTTGAAGAAGATATCATGAATTTAGTAGCTCATTCACATTATAAACGTGTCCCTAATTACAGAGATTTAACACCACAGCAAGAGTGGAATTTGTTAGAAAAAGGCTTAAACAGGGTTACAGACACGTGTATCCCAGAAGAAGAAGCCTTTAGAAGATTACAAAAACACATTTATACCATTTGGAAAGAAGCCGATGATAAAGGAGAACGCTATTTACCGCATGAGTTTATGTACAAAATGCTGTTATCGGGGGTGTTAGAAGAGTATTACGAAATAGATTTAAAAGACTCTTGGATGTACGCTGCGGCTCAGAAAAATTTACCAATAGTTTGCCCAGGTTGGGAAGACAGCACTATGGGTAACATATTTGCAAGCTATGTGTTAAAAGGAGAACTTAAAGCTAGTACCATGAAATCGGGCATTGAGTACATGACCTTTTTGGCAGATTGGTATACTAATAATTCTGAAAATGGTATCGGGTTTTTCCAAATAGGTGGTGGTATTGCTGGCGATTTTCCTATATGTGTAGTGCCAATGCTTTATCAAGATCTAGAAAGAACAGATACGCCTTTTTGGAGCTACTTCTGTCAAATTTCAGATTCAACAACCAGCTACGGCTCATACTCTGGGGCAGTACCAAACGAAAAAATTACGTGGGGTAAATTAGATATTAATACACCTAAATTTATTATTGAAAGTGATGCAACTATTGTTGCTCCATTAATTTTTGCCTATTTATTAGGTATGTAATTATAAAAAATATGTTGCGTAAAATTGTAGATTATCAAAAGTTAAACGAAGATATTTTAGCCTTACTTGTTGAGAAATTTCCCGATGGTTATGAAGATTCAGATGTTATAACCTTTAGAAATGCTAAAAATGAAGTTATTGAAGCTATAGAAATAAAAACAGAAGATACTGTATACCTAGTAAAAGTAGGCAAGCGTCTTGTCCAGGCTATGGAAGATTTTGAGGTAGATAACGATACTGACGATGATAATATAGAAGCGAATATTCAAACAGAACCTGTATAAGGTGAAGAATAAATTTCTGCATAAAATTTATTAAAATGAAAGAAAAAAGGGTAGATAAAGTCTACCCTTTTTATTGTTTTGTGCACACGAGAGGATTCGAACCTCCACGTCCTTAAGAACACTGCCCCCTCAAGGCAGCGCGTCTACCAATTCCGCCACGTGTGCTTTACTAATAAGCTAAAATAAAAAAGTTGAGCATATGCTTAACTTTTTTTGAGTGACTAGGCAAGGTTCTGAACCTAATGACCTAAAGCCTGTAATAATCTGTATCTTGCCTAGATTTATATATCTTGTTGACGATTTGCCAACCTTATGATTATTTAGTTATATCAAAGTACTTCCTTTTGGGGCAAATATATAGATTTAATTTTATAATTACATTAAATTAAAACGTAAGACTTTTATGTAGAAATGAATCATAAGTAACTAAAAAAATAGTGATTAAAATTATCGTTTCCCTAAATAGGTCTTTACATAGGCATACCTTCCATTTAAAAAATCTTCTGGGCAACTTCCTATTAGTTTTTTAAAATCATTGATAAAATGAGCCTGATCATAATAACCACAATCCAACGCATAGCCTATTAGTTTCTCATTTTCATTTCTATTTATGAGATCAAATAAAGAATTTAATTGTACCACTTTACAGAAATATTTTGGTGGTACACCAACAACTTCTTTAAATTTTCTTCTGAAATGACGTTCACTAATTTGAAGTTGATTTGATAATTCCTTCTGACTAATTACACCACCTTTGTTAATAATAATATCTATTGCCTGTTCTAACCATAATATCTTAGGTGTACTCTGGGTTACCAATTGGTCCATTAAATTGAATATAACTTCAATTCTTTCATGGTTAGTACTACATTTTAACAAGTTCATCTTTAAAATGGAAGTATCAATAGGAGCAATTTTTTCTAGAGGTTTCCAATGATTTAAAAAATACGCCCCTTTTTTATGGAAAAGATAATATGGTGCTGCTGGGGACAATAAAAAACCAAGTTGACCAATTTTACCCTTAAGTTCACTTTCCATAGTAACATTATATAGTAATCCAGCAATATTCAATTTGGATTCAGGAATAATTTTTTCCCCATCAATATAAAAAGCAGGTGTGTCATCATATACATAAACAAATAGCGGGAAGCAGGTAGGATGTATAGGAACACGGGTATTAACTTTATTTTCAGACTCACCTAAAATAATCGCTTTTATTAAAAACTTTAATCTCTCTGGAATTTTGTAGTCTATAGGATTAGCATATGATTTTAACATCTTTAAAAGATTAGGAAACGGTATGTCCGATTTTTACAATAACATGTTTTCAGTTACTCATAATATTGTAAAAATAAAAGACTTAAAATACTAAATTTTTGAAATTAATGCAAAAGTATCGAATACTGCTTTTTTTAGTTTTTACCTGTGTGGCTTCTTTTAGTCAAAACCAAATCTGTTTCAGGCAATTATCGATAAAGGAAGGTTTGTTTCAAAATAGTATGGTTAGAAGTAATGAAAAGATCCTTAATATGAAACATGATGAGGCTAAGATTACGCCTTTGATGGATAAAAAAACTATCTGCCCGATGTTTTTACCATAGAGTTTGATGCTTTATTCAAAAGGGTGCATAGACCAACTTATCAAAGCTATAATATTAAACAATAAAGGCACATACAGATGTATTCGTATAAACAAGCATAAAGATTCTATGTCGTGTAATATTATTGGTAGATCTCTTAAAGAATACAAATCATATGATGAATCTTTAGTTATAGAGACTTTGAAAGTAAGTTTAAACAAATGACAACTCAGGGATATCGACTTTTTCACCTCGAAACATATACTATAAATGGGAAACGAAAATGGGCTGGATTATTTAAAAAGAGGAATAAACGATATGCTTTGCATAGAAACTTATCTACTGAGGCATTTGAAAAAATAGAAAAGAAAATGATATTCAATCTGATTTAATAAGTATATGATATTCAAAATATTATGTTTTTAAAGCTTTATTAATATACATGATAAGTTTGAAAAAATGGTTATGAGCTTGCTGATTTCAAAATGTATTAAATGTGTATAAACTAGTTAAACTATAAAACAAAAATTATGAAAATGAAAAACTCAATTTTAGCAACAATTGTTATTTTTAGCTTTGTCTTTTCCTCTCATACTCAAGATATAAAAGGAAATATTACAATCAATGGTTCTTTCAAATCAATCATAAAAAAGGAAGATCCTTATGCGGTAAACCTGTTTAAAGATTTTAAGACGGGTAAACACCAAATATATACTGAAAATACAAATTAAACATTTTCGATTCTTGAGTAATACAATATACCATAGAATATGAAGAATGCGAACTATAAGAAGTAAGCATCTAAAAGAATAATTGATAACACTTAAAATCTAAGAACATGACATACATAAAACTAAAAAAACACATACTGTACAGCACATCAATCTTGCTGGTTATGTTGGTGTTGCTATCCTGCAAAAATGAAACCACTAAAAAAATTAAAAATTTAAAAAAGGAAACAAAAGCGGCTACCACTATTTTAAAAAATGTGAACACTACCCAAGAAAAAATAGAAGCCCTCTCTAAAGAAGAACCTTTATCCAACAAGGCCTTAAAAGAGTGGCTCCCCGAAACCTTAAACGGTATGAAACGCACAGGGTACAAGTCTGGAAGTGTCAATTTTGCAAATGCGCCATCCATTAGAGGTACCTTTAAAGAAGGTAATAAAGAATTTCATATAGAAGTGACCGATGGCGCAGGTGTCATGGCGGGCGTAGTACTTATGGCAGGTACCACTTATCAAATGGGTATGGAGGAGGAAGACGAACGCAAGCACATTAAAAAAGTAACCGAAAACGGAATCGAGGCACGCCAGACTTATATGAAACAACAAAATAACACCCGGTTGAATTTTTTGTACGAGAATCGGTTTTATGTTGAGGTCAGGGCTAACAGCATGACCCCTGAAGAAACCTGGGATGCCGTTGAAAAAATAAAACTTAACAGGCTAATGACTTTAACAAAATAAGCTATGAAAGTACTATTCTCTATACTGTTATCTACTTTTTTAAATTTTGCAGGCTATTCACAAATTGCAGCCATAAACAATACAATATCGGGCTGGAAGGACGGTTCTGCACTATTAATGGGCGATAACAAGGTTCAGGTGGGCGAAATCCATAATGATGGAACCTTCAATATTACACTTAAAGAAGGATATTTAGAACAGTTAAAAGCTAGTCGTGAAAAAGAAAATCCCTATCTCGAAAATGGTTTAATGGGAGTGCCAAATCTATCCTTTTTCTTTTCTTGTCGTGGAGGTCAATTGCAAAAAGAAAATACGGATCAACCAGTAGGGGTTTTATCCCTTTCGGGTGCCTTTGGGATTAAAAAAACACGAGATGATAAATTTAATATAGCCAATATGGTGCCATCAAGTTCTATAGCCTTTGCCAAATTTATTATCAACAGGGGTAGAATAAATGCAGTTCCAGGCTCTAGTATAAACTTTTACTATGTGGCTAAGCCCGCTGTAATTCAAGGGGTTTGTGAACGCCAAAGGAAAACTAATGAAGGCTTTGTGAGAATTGTCAAAAACTTTAATCTTAATTTTAAACCAGGTTGGAATTTGGTATCGCATGAAATTGAAGAAGTTTACACCACTAAATCTGGGGTAGCGCAACCTAAGGTAACCCATTACAGGACTATTGACAAAATGCCAGCAGACCTTGATTATCAAATTATTTTAACATCACAAAAATACCATTAACATGATAATGAAATATATTTTTACACTAATTATTATTCTAAGTTTAACCTCCTGTTCGGCACAGATATTTACCGGAACCTTAGACAAATGGGAACAAAAAAAAGCTGAAGTTGTAACCGGGTTGATGAAGCCTAAGGTTATTGGAACGATTGATGAAAATGGAAATTTCAATATTTCCTTGCCAGAAAATTATTTAGAAGCCAAGCAAAAAAAAATTGAAGAGGAAAATAGTAATTCTGAAAACTGGAACTCATCGCTGCTTACTGTAAAACAGGTCTTTAACTGTTATGGTGATTCCCTGCAAGTAACCAATGGTGACCAGTATCTTACTACATTGGGTACTATGAGTGTTTTTGATCTGGTCAATATGAAAGAAAAAAAGAAATATGGCTTTTTCTTAGCGGCAAGTTCCAAAACATTTGCAGAGGCTTACGCTTCTTTTGGGCAAAAAAATGCCAAACAAGGCTTTGTAGTTGATTA contains:
- a CDS encoding NAD(P)/FAD-dependent oxidoreductase, with amino-acid sequence MKKKVIIIGSGFSSLAASCYLAKAGYNVTILEKNSTVGGRARQYKNEGFTFDIGPTWYWMPDVFERFFADFNTKPSNFYTLEKLNPAYSVYFDKNDYITIEDSLEKICNTFETVEKGSSVQLKKFINKAKDNYNIAIKDLVYNPGVSPLELVSLTTLKRLNQFFSSVKNDVRKAFKNDRLIKILEFPVLFLGAKPSNTPSFYNFMNYADFGLGTFHPKKGMYQVILAIESLAKDLGVTIKTNAAVQKINVENNYATQITTNNESFKADIVLSGADYWHTETLLDKTYRQYSENYWNKKTFAPSALLFYVGFDKKIKNVNHHTLFFDVDFDVHATTIYDDPKWPEKPLFYASFPSVTDSSTAPENHEAGIFLIPLAPGLNDTKELRERYFKKIISRLEDLTNQKVSNNIVFKRSYCVNDFIKDYNSYKGNAYGMANTLTQTAFLRPKLKSKKVKNLYFTGQLTVPGPGVPPSLISGKLVSELITKHH
- a CDS encoding tetratricopeptide repeat protein, with product MLKHKPTLKLKKINTLLFISVIFLFVSCNKKEPKYVEAKKDSIFVSSELIPDSHFLGDKACAECHADEVKDWTGSHHDKAMQIATDSTILANFDNITFTSQGVKSRFFKKEGNYFVNTEGPDGKYYDYKIEYTFGITPLQQYIVKFPNGHYQCLRTAWDTEKNKWFDLYPDFKVVHSEWLHWSRGGLNWNNMCADCHSTNVRKNYKQEDHSYNTKYALINVSCEACHGPGKTHVEQAKKQGDKYVATDGMWMTSETQPKELVDQCARCHMRREQYSSYFNFEGTMMDHYFPQVLTNGLYYPDGQILDEVYVYGSFLQSKMYNNNVTCTNCHNPHSLKLKFEGNALCLQCHAKPTYDTPKHHFHEVNSEGAQCINCHMDGKIYMGNDYRRDHSFRIPRPDQSLKYGTPNACTRCHTDKDDTWAWEEFKKHYGEPDYTHFSDLLAPGFIGEDDGYHKLLTLAKDTIYPEIARASAVSNMTKYYSNEVIDNMLQFLNDESPFVRGATIDALSEMANEDYAKYFIPLLKDPKRTVRVKAFFELASLDELQIPEEYKDAYKKVRKEFETHLNVTSDFSGGRAKRGRYYLKKGDLPNAIKAFESALEIDNLNNIVRTNLANLYYRNGQFKEAEEAFKTIISQEPEYGQTYYSYALLLGELNRTEEAITQMQFAIKYMPQNVRFYYNLSLLYDKVNNFKKAEETLVKGLKIAPQNGDLLYVLAYLYQKNGNVTKAKNIAQQLVQLYPNNQQYRAMFNQL
- a CDS encoding arginine decarboxylase, which codes for MNTKYVDLINQTFDFPQPEFALKKDKLFFHDIDLNKLVEQYGAPLKFTYLPQISNNIQRAKSWFDSAINKYNYKGTYNYCYCTKSSHFKHVLDEALKNDIHIETSSAFDIDIVESLKATGKIKDNTYIISNGFKRAQYITNIARLVNNGHKNCIPIIDNYEEIDLLSNEINNTFNIGIRIASEEEPKFEFYTSRLGIGYKSIVPFYNKQIKNNPKVELKMLHFFINTGIRDTAYYWNELLKCLKVYISLKKICPTLDSLNIGGGFPIKNSLAFDFDYEYMIDEIINQINLTCKEEDVDVPNIFTEFGSFTVGESGGAIYEVLYQKQQNDREKWNMINSSFITTLPDTWAISKRFIMLPINRWNSTYERVLLGGLTCDSDDYYNSEQHINAIYLPKYDKDKPLYVGFFNTGAYQETIGGYGGLQHCLIPAPKHILIDKDAQGNIITSLFKEEQKSEDLLQILGYKKESMVEKDIQILKTVNNLQLADK
- a CDS encoding AraC family transcriptional regulator → MLKSYANPIDYKIPERLKFLIKAIILGESENKVNTRVPIHPTCFPLFVYVYDDTPAFYIDGEKIIPESKLNIAGLLYNVTMESELKGKIGQLGFLLSPAAPYYLFHKKGAYFLNHWKPLEKIAPIDTSILKMNLLKCSTNHERIEVIFNLMDQLVTQSTPKILWLEQAIDIIINKGGVISQKELSNQLQISERHFRRKFKEVVGVPPKYFCKVVQLNSLFDLINRNENEKLIGYALDCGYYDQAHFINDFKKLIGSCPEDFLNGRYAYVKTYLGKR
- a CDS encoding MerR family transcriptional regulator, with translation MNNIRVNFSIKDLENLTGIKAHTIRIWEKRYNLLQPNRTDTNIRNYSIASLQKLLNISYLNNNGYKISKIADLNEDEIPIKVREIASRANVEDHAINALKMAMVNFDQVLFYNTYNNLIENKTFSEIFYTVFLPLLKDIGILWQTKTITPAHEHFISVHIKQKILLNIERLQSLEPKPTSKTHILFLPENEIHDIGLLFINYQLRSKGYHTIFLGESVPVESLTSVLEFFEEITFISYFTVYPEIDKIPSYIKQFDDLLLKNKKNNLLLLGAKLNNIDDYMPPKNVTIYQSIENLIENL
- a CDS encoding deoxyhypusine synthase family protein, which gives rise to MNTKGAISNFIEKYYLHFNAASVVDAAKAYEDQLNSGAKMLVSLAGAMSTAELGKIFAEMIRQDKVHIISCTGANLEEDIMNLVAHSHYKRVPNYRDLTPQQEWNLLEKGLNRVTDTCIPEEEAFRRLQKHIYTIWKEADDKGERYLPHEFMYKMLLSGVLEEYYEIDLKDSWMYAAAQKNLPIVCPGWEDSTMGNIFASYVLKGELKASTMKSGIEYMTFLADWYTNNSENGIGFFQIGGGIAGDFPICVVPMLYQDLERTDTPFWSYFCQISDSTTSYGSYSGAVPNEKITWGKLDINTPKFIIESDATIVAPLIFAYLLGM
- the speB gene encoding agmatinase — translated: MKTKTYAGIPEAYAKLERAKIVLIPVPYDGTSTWQKGADKGPDAFLEASENMELYDIETDTEVYKEGIYLADAVTENTSPESMVKAVHQATKNYIKKNKFVTIFGGEHSISIGTIRAFNEVYQNLTVLHIDAHADLRKTYEGTACNHACAVYEASQNTNLIQVGIRSMDVKEKSVMDIDKTYFAHEMAIDDTWMDAAIEQMTDNVFITFDLDAFDPSILPSTGTPEPGGLLWYETLDFLKQVFEEKNVVGFDIVELCPNDIDKSSDFLAAKLYYKMLSYKFQSKDIEDDYNNHFKNNNKVNNLSKFNKDNEY